Proteins from a genomic interval of Oryctolagus cuniculus chromosome 8, mOryCun1.1, whole genome shotgun sequence:
- the LOC138843039 gene encoding zinc finger protein 329-like, protein MKLKMITQNIPDEEISCDVEMEGFRTESPCFSTVSDSWDYENQEEHLRQSALTQEKPGAQETSCECPGFRENVNADSDLSTPRRVPITNSFHIHDSDVQSLDCDLTLHSCPQSYTAKRASNSDACGKSSNHSMEVIQLGRNQMRDKSYKYPQSVKSFNHFTFLGDQKITKRAKKLYEGKDFEDIFTLGSSLDESRRSYPGEKPYKCTECGKCFKRNSSLVLHHRTHTGEKPYTCSECGKSFSKNYNLIVHQRIHTGEKPYKCSKCGKAFSDGSALTQHQRIHTGEKPYECVECGKTFNRNSSLILHQRTHTGEKPYRCNECGKPFTDISHLTVHLRIHTGEKPYECSKCGKAFRDGSYLTQHERTHTGEKPFECVECAKSFNRNSHLIVHQKIHSGEKPYECKECGKTFIESAYLIRHQRIHTGEKPYGCNQCQKLFRNIAGLIRHQRTHTGEKPYECNQCGKAFRDSSCLTKHQRIHTKETPYHCPECEKSFKQNSHLAVHQRLHNREGPSQCPQCGKTFRRSSSLV, encoded by the coding sequence ATGAAACTGAAAATGATAACTCAGAATATTCCTGATGAAGAAATATCCTGTGATGTAGAAATGGAAGGATTTAGGACAGAGAGTCCCTGTTTCTCCACTGTAAGTGACAGTTGGGATTATGAGAACCAAGAAGAACATTTGAGGCAGTCAGCTTTAACCCAGGAGAAACCAGGGGCTCAGGAAACAAGTTGCGAATGTCCTGGTTTTAGGGAGAATGTGAATGCAGACTCAGACCTTTCAACACCTCGGAGAGTTCCTATAACAAATAGCTTTCATATACATGACTCAGATGTTCAAAGTTTGGATTGTGATCTAACCCTACACAGTTGTCCCCAAAGTTATACGGCTAAGAGAGCCAGCAACAGTGATGCCTGCGGAAAATCCTCCAACCATTCCATGGAAGTTATACAACTTGGAAGAAATCAAATGAGAGATAAATCCTATAAATACCCCCAAAGTGTTAAATCTTTCAATCATTTTACCTTCCTTGGTgatcagaaaataacaaaaagagcCAAGAAACTGTATGAAGGCAAGGACTTTGAGGACATCTTTACCCTGGGTTCATCTCTTGATGAAAGTAGGAGGAGTTACCCTGGAGAGAAGCCATATAAATGTACTGAATGTGGCAAATGCTTCAAACGGAATTCCTCTCTTGTTTTGCATCACCGGactcacactggagagaagcctTATACCTGTAGTGAGTGTGGAAAATCCTTCTCTAAGAACTACAACCTGATTGTGCATCAAAGGATCCACACAGGAGAGAAGCCGTACAAATGCAGTAAATGTGGGAAAGCTTTCAGTGACGGGTCAGCTCTGACACAACACCAGAggattcacacaggtgagaagccTTATGAATGTGTAGAGTGTGGAAAAACCTTCAACCGCAATTCTTCCTTGATTTTGCATCAAAGGACTCATACAGGGGAAAAGCCATACAGATGCAATGAGTGTGGGAAACCCTTCACTGACATCTCCCACCTCACTGTACATCTCAGAATCCACACTGGTGAGAAGCCCTATGAGTGTAGCAAATGTGGGAAGGCTTTCCGAGATGGTTCATACCTTACCCAGCATGAGAGGacccacactggagagaaaccatTTGAATGTGTGGAATGTGCAAAATCCTTTAATCGCAATTCTCACCTCATTGTGCATCAAAAAATCCATtctggagagaaaccctatgaatgtaaaGAATGTGGGAAAACTTTCATTGAGAGTGCATACCTCATCAGGCACCAGAGAATTCATACTGGCGAGAAGCCCTATGGCTGTAACCAGTGTCAGAAACTTTTCAGGAATATTGCTGGCCTCATCCGGCACCAGAGGACTCATACTGGTGAGAAGCCCTATGAATGTAATCAGTGTGGCAAAGCTTTCAGGGACAGCTCCTGTCTGACCaagcaccagagaattcacactaaGGAGACTCCATACCATTGTCCAGAATGTGAGAAGTCCTTCAAGCAGAACTCTCACCTGGCTGTACATCAGAGACTCCATAACAGGGAGGGTCCCAGCCAGTGTCCTCAGTGTGGGAAGACATTTAGGAGGAGCTCATCCCTTGTCTGA